Proteins from a single region of Bos indicus x Bos taurus breed Angus x Brahman F1 hybrid chromosome 29, Bos_hybrid_MaternalHap_v2.0, whole genome shotgun sequence:
- the LOC113886089 gene encoding upstream-binding factor 1-like protein 1: protein MAMPESQDDWSKEDIMQLLECMEKNIPSNDRHTFKVTQSVMDWGKVAFKDFSGEMCKLKWLEISYNLRKFRTLKELILEAKENINNSKRKKHKKHPDLPKKPLTAYLRFLKEMRPQYLQKHPKMSNQELIKVLSEEYRKLPEQLKLKYSQDFQKEKQEFQEKMTLFREQHPELVQNSKKPNVPKGSQSKVPKKFQEHVQKVKPPPENHLPVKWKFHGEPEKPPMNGYHKFHQDLWSSRELKVVPPRERMVEISRRWQRVPQDQKELYKKQAEELQTQYKVDLDLWLRTLSPEEYAAYREVTCAKPKNMSMMGGPNPKIRRMGLQSPSSGNLQGRLKEDPVFQAAELASSDTTGEHSPTSGRSEEKEEDAEGDATKSSDQCREDEDCKFESTGDEDKDCDVESTVCNSPS from the coding sequence ATGGCGATGCCTGAAAGTCAAGATGACTGGTCCAAGGAAGACATTATGCAGTTACTGGAATGTATGGAGAAAAACATTCCATCCAACGACAGGCACACATTCAAAGTGACCCAGTCAGTGATGGACTGGGGTAAAGtagcttttaaagatttttctgggGAAATGTGCAAACTCAAATGGTTAGAGATTTCCTATAACTTGAGAAAGTTCCGCACTTTGAAAGAATTAATCTTGGAGGCTAAGGAAAACATTAacaattccaaaagaaaaaaacacaagaaacatCCTGATTTACCCAAGAAGCCCCTGACAGCTTACCTCCGCTTTTTAAAAGAGATGAGACCTCAGTACCTCCAAAAACACCCCAAGATGAGCAACCAGGAGCTGATCAAAGTTCTGTCTGAGGAATACAGGAAGCTGCCAGAACAGCTCAAGCTGAAATACAGTCAAGatttccagaaagagaaacaggagTTTCAGGAGAAAATGACTCTGTTCAGAGAACAGCACCCTGAACTTGTCCAGAACTCCAAGAAACCTAATGTCCCCAAAGGAAGTCAAAGCAAAGTGCCAAAGAAGTTTCAGGAACATGTCCAAAAAGTGAAGCCTCCCCCAGAAAACCATTTACCCGTGAAATGGAAATTCCACGGAGAGCCTGAGAAGCCACCGATGAATGGCTATCACAAGTTCCACCAGGATCTCTGGTCGAGCAGGGAGCTGAAAGTGGTGCCCCCGAGGGAGCGCATGGTGGAGATCAGTAGACGCTGGCAGAGGGTCCCCCAGGACCAGAAGGAGCTTTATAAGAAGCAGGCAGAGGAACTGCAGACACAGTACAAGGTGGACCTTGATCTCTGGCTCAGGACTCTGTCTCCTGAAGAATATGCTGCTTACAGAGAGGTGACCTGTGCTAAGCCTAAGAACATGAGTATGATGGGGGGCCCGAACCCCAAGATTAGAAGGATGGGTCTGCAGTCCCCATCATCAGGGAATTTGCAAGGAAGGCTTAAAGAGGACCCGGTGTTTCAGGCTGCAGAGTTAGCatcatcagacacgactggagaaCATTCTCCTACCTCAGGGAGatcagaggaaaaggaggaagatgCAGAGGGGGATGCCACTAAGTCCTCAGACCAGTGCAGAGAAGATGAAGACTGCAAATTTGAAAGCACTGGGGATGAAGATAAAGATTGTGATGTTGAGAGTACTGTCTGTAACTCACCTTCCTAA